The following are encoded together in the Streptomyces sp. NBC_00358 genome:
- a CDS encoding ArsR/SmtB family transcription factor has protein sequence MGWWQVNADTLAGSRFVLSPLAETFACLKLLHAGAATHPGERAWLGVHLPAYRKRLAADPVTALLVRCGLGPEWIADFLTPTPYGDETFEAEVARVREASPQEARAHLARSVGGPLPARLADRDDLPERAAALLTAVWEESVRPDWERRRRVLEADVVARTAQLGQGGWAAALDGLRPGTRWLGGNRLQVNLHEYPPREISGARLLFVPVTPKAGWVSWEESRRYAVVYPCTGALADVRAAAVPEGLGALLGTARAGVLVLLDSPLSTSQLVAVTGQGLGSVGRHLRVLLDARLVERRRAGRSVLYSRTAAGEVLVTAQREGPAGGTGGPVTYRS, from the coding sequence ATGGGCTGGTGGCAGGTGAACGCCGACACGCTCGCCGGGAGCCGGTTCGTGCTGTCGCCGCTCGCCGAGACGTTCGCCTGTCTGAAGCTGCTGCACGCGGGGGCCGCCACGCACCCCGGTGAGCGCGCCTGGCTGGGCGTCCATCTGCCGGCGTACCGGAAGCGGCTGGCCGCCGACCCCGTCACCGCGCTCCTCGTGCGCTGCGGGCTCGGGCCGGAGTGGATCGCCGACTTCCTGACCCCGACCCCGTACGGCGACGAGACCTTCGAGGCCGAGGTCGCCCGGGTGCGGGAGGCCTCGCCCCAGGAGGCCCGCGCGCATCTCGCCCGCTCGGTGGGCGGTCCGCTGCCCGCCCGTCTCGCGGACCGCGACGACCTGCCCGAGCGGGCCGCCGCGCTCCTCACCGCCGTGTGGGAGGAGTCCGTACGCCCCGACTGGGAACGACGGCGACGCGTCCTGGAGGCCGATGTGGTGGCACGGACCGCTCAGTTGGGCCAGGGCGGCTGGGCGGCGGCGCTGGACGGGCTGCGGCCCGGGACGCGCTGGCTCGGCGGCAACCGGCTCCAGGTCAACCTCCACGAGTACCCGCCGCGCGAGATCTCCGGCGCCCGGTTGCTCTTCGTGCCCGTCACGCCGAAGGCCGGCTGGGTGTCCTGGGAGGAGTCCCGCCGCTACGCCGTGGTCTACCCGTGCACGGGGGCGCTGGCCGACGTACGGGCGGCCGCGGTGCCGGAGGGTCTCGGGGCGCTGCTCGGGACGGCCCGCGCCGGTGTCCTCGTGCTCCTCGACTCACCGCTGTCCACCAGCCAGCTCGTCGCCGTGACCGGGCAGGGGCTGGGCTCCGTCGGCCGGCACCTGCGGGTGCTGCTGGACGCGCGGCTCGTGGAGCGGCGACGGGCGGGACGGTCGGTGCTGTACTCGCGGACGGCCGCCGGTGAGGTGCTTGTCACAGCGCAGCGGGAGGGCCCGGCCGGCGGGACCGGCGGACCCGTCACCTACCGGAGTTAG
- a CDS encoding MerR family transcriptional regulator, with protein MTEDDRVDKDLLTIGAFASRARLSAKALRLYDRLGLLPPAYVDEVSGYRYYRAGQTERARLVALLRQLDMPLARIADVVEAPGGEAAALLAAYWDGAEARFASQRALAGYLRGRLSGRSSEMNEKFVVETAELPEQVVLAEKRHVLAPELPVWIPGSLGRLEEGAREAGGVTGPPFVVYHAEVSTESDGPAEACVPVTDEAAARAWAQGRGRATGAEVRVEPARRIAFVRINKAQVAHPQILAAFEAVESWITGRGLSVDGPCREIYFADWDAAGPEDAVCDVAFPVK; from the coding sequence GTGACGGAGGATGACAGGGTGGACAAGGACCTGCTCACCATCGGCGCGTTCGCCTCGCGGGCGCGGCTCTCGGCGAAGGCCCTGCGGCTGTACGACCGGCTGGGGCTGCTGCCCCCGGCGTACGTCGACGAGGTCAGCGGCTACCGCTACTACCGCGCCGGGCAGACCGAACGGGCCCGGCTCGTCGCGCTGCTGCGCCAGCTGGACATGCCGCTGGCGCGGATCGCGGACGTGGTGGAGGCACCCGGCGGCGAAGCCGCCGCGCTGCTGGCCGCGTACTGGGACGGTGCCGAGGCGCGGTTCGCCTCGCAGCGGGCGCTCGCCGGCTACCTCCGTGGACGTCTTTCCGGGAGGAGTTCCGAAATGAACGAGAAGTTCGTCGTCGAGACCGCCGAGCTGCCCGAGCAGGTCGTGCTGGCCGAGAAGCGGCACGTCCTGGCGCCCGAACTGCCGGTGTGGATCCCCGGCTCGCTGGGACGGCTGGAGGAGGGCGCCCGGGAGGCCGGGGGCGTCACGGGCCCGCCCTTCGTCGTGTACCACGCCGAGGTCAGCACGGAGAGCGACGGGCCGGCGGAGGCATGCGTGCCGGTCACCGACGAGGCCGCGGCACGGGCCTGGGCACAGGGTCGGGGCCGGGCCACCGGGGCCGAGGTCCGGGTCGAACCGGCCCGGCGCATCGCCTTTGTCCGCATCAACAAGGCCCAGGTCGCCCACCCGCAGATCCTGGCCGCCTTCGAGGCGGTCGAGAGCTGGATCACCGGGCGGGGGCTGTCCGTCGACGGCCCGTGCCGGGAGATCTACTTCGCCGACTGGGACGCGGCGGGACCCGAGGACGCGGTCTGCGACGTGGCGTTCCCGGTGAAGTGA
- a CDS encoding alpha/beta fold hydrolase yields MPSVASSVNVLLPAPGGGAATEVAERRLSWEGYAYTARIARYGTPVTEPLLVLGGSDQTRYSWMRHERWLGELGTVVTVDLPGFGDADFLPVEHGIDFLAECAGHMLRELALGPVNLYAGCYGGAVGLRLAQRYPELLRRVAVQGMSDHIPVWFAEALVGWVRLLEEGRVEETAEEFVRCFVPPPGDRTVRKHAALTRLMYQQFAAQTPRDVAVTVERNRRLLAHEWYRRAPVPAVPYLVFTGEHDTLTTPDLVRSVAADLPGACFTTLTECGHLAHLQRPEDLCDLLVRFFRDGRPEDTGLPYCGPFERF; encoded by the coding sequence GTGCCTTCTGTCGCTTCCTCGGTCAACGTTCTCCTCCCGGCGCCGGGAGGCGGGGCAGCCACGGAAGTGGCGGAGCGCCGGCTCTCGTGGGAGGGCTACGCGTACACGGCCCGGATCGCCCGGTACGGCACCCCCGTCACCGAGCCGCTGCTCGTGCTCGGCGGGTCGGACCAGACGCGCTACTCGTGGATGCGCCACGAGCGGTGGCTGGGGGAGCTCGGGACGGTCGTCACCGTGGATCTGCCCGGGTTCGGGGACGCGGACTTCCTGCCCGTCGAGCACGGGATCGACTTTCTCGCCGAGTGCGCGGGACACATGCTGCGCGAGCTGGCGCTCGGCCCGGTGAACCTGTACGCCGGCTGCTACGGCGGGGCGGTCGGCCTCCGGCTCGCCCAGCGGTATCCGGAGCTGCTGCGCCGGGTCGCCGTGCAGGGGATGTCGGACCACATTCCGGTCTGGTTCGCCGAGGCGCTGGTGGGATGGGTGCGGCTCCTGGAGGAGGGACGCGTCGAGGAGACCGCCGAGGAGTTCGTACGGTGCTTCGTGCCACCGCCCGGCGACCGCACCGTACGCAAGCACGCGGCGCTGACCCGGCTGATGTACCAGCAGTTCGCGGCGCAGACCCCGCGCGACGTCGCCGTGACGGTCGAGCGGAACCGGCGGCTGCTGGCCCACGAGTGGTACCGGCGGGCGCCCGTCCCCGCCGTCCCGTATCTCGTGTTCACCGGCGAGCACGACACGCTCACCACGCCCGACCTGGTCCGCTCGGTCGCGGCGGACCTGCCGGGCGCGTGTTTCACCACGCTCACGGAGTGCGGCCACCTGGCCCATCTCCAGCGGCCCGAGGACCTCTGCGACCTGCTGGTCCGGTTCTTCCGCGACGGGCGGCCGGAGGACACGGGCCTGCCGTACTGCGGGCCGTTCGAGCGGTTCTAG
- a CDS encoding D-alanyl-D-alanine carboxypeptidase: MAMARERAATVRVDQATAVFSTKALSAEASRTAEASRTAEAELSPEPADEADAAGSGSAVGDTRLRAAVAAWVAGSDEPAPAGATGTDAGSEGGAGPRGRDGAASGPDGADGAGEPEETGGAADGASGDADGTDGAAGDAHGADPTDDAEHGDSAAESAEEPGGAATSGGAEDTSDASDAASMASATDAEVAADLNPDIDIDADADEAPEAVSDEVPAADRAADESGTASDATEAERVTEGGNGTDSAAGSGPVAGSDTDSTDTTDSTDPSPDSAADEAPDADDGEISDTASAGPADAKSDVIPDTPADGTPADEADETSDTATAEASDAGTDESPDTAADESPDTAADGTPDAAADGTPDADSAPEPPVDQPTAVFKAPRPPAVDQPTTMLKLGGATRRPATGKPAAGPTDAPAGKASDKPSDKPSGRPADEERGAESAGTPVRTSKFVPLNRLDDLAAAARSKPAPTPAPALAPDPEPAAKASPTARAAAPAPTAKPVDRPAAATAALPQVGPERTTQLPLPPKPPLDLLAELTNTPPPPQTPVRTLVRRVKIWTPLVLLLAVIFAVAQAFRPLPTPGLALTADRTYTFGGGTLDLPWPGQGQSAIEVDGVGSLGTDGKQTPAPTASVAKIMTAYVILQEHPLKGNEDGEKITVDQQAEDESKLPDESTAAMSKGQQFTERQMLQMLMIPSGNNVARLLARWDSDSKSFVAKMNAAAKDLGMTNSTYTDPSGLQKTTVSTATDQIKLAKKVMQNDVFRSVVGMASAKIPGLDKPIYNNNDLLVQQVGVIGLKTGSSTPAGGNLVWAATKNVNGKVQTIYGAVMNQDAGTGKVWDSLHLALVNSQKLIDKVQKSLITATVVKKGQVVGYVDDQLGGRTRVVATQNMTAVGWPGLKTRLSIGEGKNPVPHTGKAGEVVGELTVGDGSSRAVKIPVALQSDLAEPGLGAKLTRVG, translated from the coding sequence ATGGCGATGGCCCGTGAGCGGGCCGCCACGGTGCGGGTGGATCAGGCGACGGCGGTGTTCTCCACGAAGGCGCTGTCGGCGGAGGCCTCCCGTACGGCGGAGGCGTCCCGTACGGCGGAGGCCGAGCTGAGCCCGGAGCCCGCCGACGAGGCGGACGCCGCCGGGAGCGGGAGCGCCGTGGGCGACACCCGGCTGCGCGCGGCGGTGGCCGCGTGGGTCGCCGGATCGGACGAGCCCGCTCCGGCGGGCGCGACCGGCACGGACGCGGGATCCGAGGGCGGTGCCGGGCCCCGGGGCCGTGACGGGGCCGCCAGCGGCCCGGACGGCGCCGATGGGGCCGGCGAGCCCGAGGAGACCGGCGGGGCCGCCGACGGGGCCTCCGGGGACGCCGACGGGACCGACGGGGCCGCAGGGGACGCTCACGGTGCCGACCCGACGGACGACGCCGAGCACGGCGACTCCGCGGCGGAGTCCGCCGAGGAGCCGGGCGGGGCCGCGACGTCCGGGGGAGCCGAGGACACGTCCGACGCGTCCGACGCCGCGTCCATGGCGTCCGCCACGGACGCGGAGGTCGCCGCCGACCTCAACCCCGACATCGATATCGACGCCGACGCCGACGAGGCGCCCGAGGCCGTCTCCGACGAGGTTCCCGCGGCGGACCGGGCCGCGGACGAGTCCGGCACGGCGTCCGACGCCACCGAGGCCGAGCGCGTGACCGAGGGCGGGAACGGGACCGATTCCGCCGCCGGTTCCGGGCCCGTGGCCGGCAGCGACACCGACTCCACGGACACCACCGACTCCACCGACCCGAGCCCGGACTCGGCGGCGGACGAGGCCCCGGACGCCGACGACGGTGAGATCTCGGACACCGCGTCAGCCGGGCCCGCCGACGCGAAGTCCGACGTGATCCCGGACACGCCCGCCGACGGGACCCCGGCCGACGAGGCCGATGAGACCTCGGACACGGCGACAGCCGAGGCTTCCGACGCCGGGACCGACGAGAGCCCGGACACGGCGGCCGACGAGAGCCCGGACACGGCGGCCGACGGGACCCCGGACGCGGCGGCCGACGGGACCCCGGACGCGGACTCCGCGCCCGAGCCCCCCGTCGATCAGCCCACCGCCGTCTTCAAGGCTCCGCGGCCGCCGGCCGTGGACCAGCCCACCACCATGCTCAAGCTGGGCGGAGCCACCCGCCGTCCGGCCACCGGGAAGCCCGCCGCCGGACCGACGGACGCGCCCGCCGGAAAGGCCTCTGACAAGCCCTCCGACAAGCCCTCCGGGCGGCCCGCGGACGAGGAGCGGGGTGCCGAGTCCGCCGGTACTCCCGTGCGCACCAGCAAGTTCGTCCCGCTCAACCGGCTCGACGACCTGGCCGCCGCGGCGCGGTCCAAGCCCGCGCCCACCCCGGCCCCCGCACTCGCCCCGGATCCCGAGCCCGCCGCGAAGGCGTCCCCCACCGCGCGGGCCGCGGCCCCCGCCCCCACCGCGAAGCCCGTCGACAGGCCGGCGGCGGCCACCGCCGCGCTGCCGCAGGTCGGCCCCGAGCGCACCACCCAGTTGCCGCTCCCGCCGAAGCCCCCGCTGGACCTGCTCGCCGAGCTGACGAACACTCCGCCGCCGCCGCAGACCCCGGTCCGGACGCTCGTACGGCGGGTCAAGATCTGGACGCCGCTGGTCCTGCTGCTCGCGGTGATCTTTGCAGTCGCGCAGGCCTTCCGTCCGCTGCCGACCCCGGGACTCGCGCTCACCGCCGACCGGACGTACACCTTCGGCGGGGGCACCCTCGACCTGCCCTGGCCCGGGCAGGGCCAGTCCGCGATCGAGGTGGACGGCGTGGGCAGCCTGGGGACCGACGGCAAGCAGACCCCCGCCCCGACCGCCAGCGTCGCCAAGATCATGACGGCGTACGTGATCCTTCAGGAGCACCCGCTGAAGGGGAACGAGGACGGCGAGAAGATCACCGTCGACCAGCAGGCCGAGGACGAGTCGAAGCTGCCGGACGAGTCGACGGCGGCGATGTCGAAGGGCCAGCAGTTCACCGAGCGCCAGATGCTCCAGATGCTGATGATCCCCTCCGGCAACAACGTGGCGCGGCTGCTCGCCCGCTGGGACTCCGACAGCAAGAGCTTCGTCGCCAAGATGAACGCCGCGGCCAAGGACCTCGGCATGACGAACTCGACGTACACGGACCCGAGCGGTCTGCAGAAGACGACGGTCAGCACGGCCACCGACCAGATCAAGCTGGCCAAGAAGGTGATGCAGAACGACGTGTTCCGCAGCGTCGTCGGGATGGCCAGCGCGAAGATCCCCGGTCTCGACAAGCCGATCTACAACAACAACGACCTGCTGGTCCAGCAGGTCGGCGTGATCGGTCTGAAGACGGGTTCGTCGACCCCCGCGGGCGGCAACCTGGTGTGGGCGGCGACCAAGAACGTGAACGGCAAGGTGCAGACGATCTACGGCGCCGTGATGAACCAGGACGCCGGCACCGGCAAGGTCTGGGACAGCCTCCACCTGGCGCTCGTCAACAGCCAGAAGCTGATCGACAAGGTCCAGAAGAGCCTGATCACCGCCACGGTGGTGAAGAAGGGCCAGGTCGTCGGTTATGTGGACGACCAGCTCGGGGGCCGGACCCGGGTCGTCGCCACCCAGAACATGACGGCGGTCGGCTGGCCCGGACTCAAGACCCGGCTGTCGATCGGCGAGGGCAAGAACCCCGTCCCGCACACCGGCAAGGCGGGCGAGGTCGTCGGCGAGCTGACGGTCGGCGACGGTTCCAGCCGCGCCGTGAAGATCCCCGTCGCCCTGCAGTCGGACCTTGCCGAGCCCGGCCTCGGCGCGAAGCTGACCCGCGTCGGCTGA
- a CDS encoding helix-turn-helix domain-containing protein, whose product MASSVNPTVRRRRLGQELRRLRELKGMTAEEVAERLLVSQSKISRLENGRRSISQRDVRDLCGVYEVEDHRIVDSLMQMAKDSRQQGWWHSFGDIPYSVYIGLETDAASLRVYDPQVVPGLLQTRSYAEALIAGALPETAPADIDKRVQVRLKRQERISAPDNPLRLWTVLDESALRRAVGNRSLMREQLEYLVEQSQLPHVTVQVIPFDMGAHPGLNGQYAILEFPDAADSSVVYIEGVTSDLYLEKANDVQKYSVMYEHLRAQALNVEQSRQFIADIAKEYAR is encoded by the coding sequence GTGGCGTCAAGTGTCAATCCCACCGTCCGGCGGCGCCGGCTGGGCCAGGAGCTGCGCCGGCTCCGCGAGCTCAAGGGCATGACGGCCGAGGAGGTCGCCGAGCGCCTGCTGGTCTCGCAGTCGAAGATCAGCCGGCTGGAGAACGGCAGGCGCAGTATCAGCCAGCGCGACGTCCGCGATCTGTGCGGGGTCTACGAGGTCGAGGACCACCGGATCGTCGACTCGCTGATGCAGATGGCCAAGGACTCGCGCCAGCAGGGCTGGTGGCACTCCTTCGGCGACATCCCGTACAGCGTCTACATCGGGCTGGAGACCGACGCGGCGAGCCTGCGCGTGTACGACCCGCAGGTCGTCCCGGGTCTGCTCCAGACCCGGTCGTACGCGGAGGCCCTGATCGCGGGGGCGCTGCCGGAGACCGCGCCCGCCGACATCGACAAGCGCGTCCAGGTGCGGCTGAAGCGGCAGGAACGAATCTCCGCCCCGGACAACCCGCTTCGGCTGTGGACCGTCCTCGACGAGTCCGCCCTGCGCCGCGCGGTCGGCAACCGCTCCCTGATGCGCGAGCAGCTTGAGTACCTGGTCGAGCAGTCCCAACTGCCGCACGTCACCGTGCAGGTGATCCCCTTCGACATGGGGGCGCACCCGGGCCTGAACGGCCAGTACGCGATCCTGGAGTTCCCCGACGCGGCCGACTCCAGCGTCGTCTACATCGAGGGCGTGACCAGCGACCTGTACCTGGAGAAGGCGAACGACGTCCAGAAGTACAGCGTGATGTACGAGCACCTGCGGGCGCAGGCCCTGAACGTGGAGCAGTCGCGCCAGTTCATCGCGGACATCGCGAAGGAATACGCGCGCTGA
- a CDS encoding MFS transporter, translating into MATAEPTHADDADPDTGTGPRIPPHGSTREAVRDGSDTEGPGGTEPLAPGDRARLNLFDRRPVLVSIAFAGVLHIVWFFTFANSGGDLAAQDAWAEFVGRHPDSAYNLAWYGGMHPVSYSVVSPYLMSVLGVRTTMMIAGTLSAGLLTMILIRSRVVRNPMAAALAGVFALFCNAISGRVTYGLGTVFALAAVAVVFCWPYRWRYKRWAKALCAAPLAALATAASPVAGLFVGLLAAALFLQKRRPGAYALGIAPTLVVAISAWLFPFSGTQPMTFFSVILPFACAVSVYFLVPKEWTTVRITAAVYGLSVVLVWLISSQIGSNITRLAMLFAGVALIAALPFTVPKSRKWYAVVIAFVGFNGWIGFKTVDDILHTTPAASWARELAPLVNQLQVVDAEKGRVEVVPARSHREASALAPYVNLARGWNRQADMERNPLFYDDTLNSANYHEWLQRWAVRYVVLPKGEPDGDGGQRERELVQRGMPYLRQIWGDANWQLFTVTDPTPLAEPHAVVDLAEQGELTIEVKEAGRILIRIPYSPWLSIVDAKGKSLKPPQETKASKGGADGAVKTYDNLNGCLMPTQETAAGDKWTELLAPKPGTYRIAAPYQLPRGTPCPEELH; encoded by the coding sequence GTGGCGACAGCGGAGCCGACACACGCCGACGACGCCGATCCGGACACCGGAACAGGCCCGCGAATACCGCCGCACGGCAGCACTCGCGAGGCGGTCCGTGACGGAAGCGACACCGAGGGTCCAGGTGGGACCGAGCCGCTCGCACCGGGTGACCGGGCGCGGCTGAACCTCTTCGACCGCCGTCCCGTCCTGGTCTCCATCGCCTTCGCCGGCGTGCTCCACATCGTGTGGTTCTTCACGTTCGCGAACAGTGGCGGTGACCTGGCGGCGCAGGACGCCTGGGCGGAGTTCGTCGGCCGGCACCCGGACTCGGCGTACAACCTCGCCTGGTACGGCGGAATGCACCCGGTCTCGTACAGCGTGGTGTCGCCGTATCTGATGTCGGTGCTCGGCGTCCGGACGACGATGATGATCGCCGGGACGCTCTCGGCCGGCCTGCTGACGATGATCCTGATCCGCAGCCGGGTGGTCCGGAACCCGATGGCCGCGGCGCTCGCGGGTGTCTTCGCGCTGTTCTGCAACGCCATCTCGGGCCGGGTGACGTACGGCCTCGGCACGGTGTTCGCGCTCGCCGCGGTCGCCGTCGTCTTCTGCTGGCCGTACCGCTGGCGCTACAAACGCTGGGCGAAGGCCCTGTGCGCGGCGCCGCTCGCCGCGCTCGCGACGGCCGCCTCGCCGGTCGCCGGACTGTTCGTGGGGCTGCTGGCGGCGGCTCTGTTCCTCCAGAAGCGCCGCCCCGGCGCCTACGCCCTCGGGATCGCGCCCACCCTCGTCGTCGCGATCTCGGCCTGGCTGTTCCCCTTCTCCGGTACCCAGCCGATGACCTTCTTCTCGGTCATCCTGCCGTTCGCGTGCGCGGTCTCGGTCTACTTCCTGGTCCCCAAGGAGTGGACGACGGTCCGGATCACGGCCGCGGTGTACGGGCTCTCGGTGGTGCTCGTCTGGCTGATCAGCTCCCAGATCGGCTCGAACATCACCCGCCTCGCGATGCTCTTCGCGGGTGTCGCCCTGATCGCCGCGCTGCCCTTCACGGTGCCGAAGTCGCGCAAGTGGTACGCCGTCGTCATCGCCTTCGTCGGGTTCAACGGGTGGATCGGCTTCAAGACGGTCGACGACATCCTGCACACCACCCCGGCGGCGTCCTGGGCGCGCGAGCTGGCCCCGCTCGTCAACCAGCTCCAGGTGGTCGACGCCGAGAAGGGCCGCGTCGAGGTGGTCCCGGCCCGCTCGCACCGCGAGGCGTCCGCCCTCGCCCCCTACGTGAACCTCGCCCGCGGCTGGAACCGCCAGGCCGACATGGAGCGCAACCCGCTCTTCTACGACGACACGCTCAACTCCGCGAACTACCACGAGTGGCTCCAGCGCTGGGCCGTCCGCTACGTCGTGCTGCCCAAGGGCGAGCCGGACGGCGACGGCGGCCAACGCGAACGCGAACTCGTCCAGCGGGGCATGCCCTACCTCCGGCAGATCTGGGGCGACGCCAACTGGCAGCTCTTCACCGTCACCGACCCCACCCCGCTCGCCGAGCCGCACGCCGTCGTCGACCTGGCCGAGCAGGGCGAGCTGACCATCGAGGTCAAGGAGGCGGGCCGCATCCTCATCCGCATCCCGTACTCGCCGTGGCTGAGCATCGTCGACGCGAAGGGCAAGAGCCTGAAGCCGCCGCAGGAGACGAAGGCGTCGAAGGGCGGGGCGGACGGCGCGGTGAAGACGTACGACAACCTCAACGGCTGTCTGATGCCGACCCAGGAGACCGCGGCGGGCGACAAGTGGACGGAGCTGCTGGCCCCGAAGCCGGGCACCTACCGGATCGCGGCGCCGTACCAGCTCCCCCGCGGTACACCGTGCCCGGAGGAACTGCACTGA
- a CDS encoding DUF397 domain-containing protein: MAIQQGATDMWTKSSYSTGNGACVEVKSPVLSAMAVRDSKVPAGPTLAFPADAWNTFVAEVSRGASDLV, from the coding sequence ATGGCAATTCAGCAGGGCGCCACCGACATGTGGACCAAGTCTTCCTACTCCACCGGCAACGGCGCCTGCGTCGAGGTCAAGTCCCCGGTTCTCTCGGCGATGGCCGTACGGGACTCCAAGGTCCCCGCCGGGCCCACGCTCGCCTTTCCCGCGGACGCGTGGAACACCTTCGTGGCCGAGGTGAGCCGAGGGGCTTCCGACCTCGTCTGA
- a CDS encoding SDR family oxidoreductase, translating into MSLLTGRTVVVSGVGAGLGHQVAAAVVRDGGDAVLGARTEANLAKSAAELDPDGAHTAFRATDITDEGQCEALAALAVERFGRIDAVVHVAAWDSYFGGLEDADFATWQSVIDVNLLGTLRMTRACLPALKERGGSVVIIGTQSSVAAPSQVRQAAYAASKGALTSAMYSLARELGPHRIRVNTVLPGWMWGPPVEAYVQFTAYTEQVPEADVLRRLTERMALPELATDGDVADAAVFLASDRARAITGQSLLVNAGELMR; encoded by the coding sequence ATGTCACTGCTCACCGGCAGGACCGTGGTGGTGTCGGGTGTCGGGGCCGGGCTCGGTCATCAGGTCGCGGCGGCCGTGGTGCGCGACGGGGGCGACGCGGTGCTCGGGGCGCGCACGGAGGCGAATCTGGCCAAGTCGGCGGCCGAACTCGACCCGGACGGGGCGCACACGGCGTTCCGCGCGACGGACATCACCGACGAGGGGCAGTGCGAGGCGCTGGCGGCCCTCGCGGTCGAGCGCTTCGGGCGGATCGACGCGGTGGTCCATGTCGCCGCCTGGGACAGCTACTTCGGCGGTCTGGAGGACGCCGACTTCGCCACCTGGCAGTCGGTCATCGATGTGAACCTGCTCGGCACGCTGCGGATGACCCGCGCCTGCCTGCCCGCGCTGAAGGAGCGCGGCGGTTCGGTCGTCATCATCGGCACCCAGTCGTCGGTCGCCGCGCCGAGCCAGGTGCGGCAGGCGGCGTACGCGGCCTCGAAGGGGGCGCTGACGAGCGCGATGTACTCCCTGGCGCGGGAGCTCGGTCCGCACCGGATTCGGGTCAACACCGTGCTGCCCGGCTGGATGTGGGGCCCTCCCGTCGAGGCGTACGTGCAGTTCACGGCGTACACCGAGCAGGTGCCCGAGGCGGACGTGCTGCGACGGCTCACCGAGCGGATGGCCCTGCCCGAGCTTGCCACGGACGGGGATGTCGCGGACGCCGCGGTGTTCCTGGCGTCCGACCGGGCGCGCGCGATCACGGGGCAGTCGCTGCTCGTGAACGCGGGCGAGCTCATGAGGTAG
- a CDS encoding glutathione peroxidase, with protein MTTDNSVLDVEIGALQGGSADLSQYAGKTVLIVNVASKCGLTPQYAGLEQLQARYAAQGFTVLGVPCNQFLGQEPGSSEEIAEFCSATYGVTFPMTEKVEVNGDARHGLYERLVGTADAEGHSGDIRWNFEKFLIGRDGTVVGRFSPQTEPESAELVSAVEKAIG; from the coding sequence ATGACTACTGACAACTCTGTGCTCGACGTCGAGATCGGGGCCCTCCAGGGGGGCTCCGCCGATCTTTCCCAGTACGCGGGCAAGACCGTCCTCATCGTGAACGTGGCCTCCAAGTGCGGTCTCACCCCGCAGTACGCCGGTCTTGAGCAGCTCCAGGCGCGCTACGCCGCCCAGGGCTTCACCGTCCTCGGCGTGCCCTGCAACCAGTTCCTCGGCCAGGAGCCCGGCAGCTCCGAGGAGATCGCCGAGTTCTGCTCCGCGACCTACGGCGTGACCTTCCCGATGACCGAGAAGGTCGAGGTGAACGGCGACGCGCGGCACGGGCTGTACGAGCGTCTGGTGGGCACCGCCGACGCCGAGGGCCACTCCGGCGACATCCGCTGGAACTTCGAGAAGTTCCTGATCGGACGGGACGGCACGGTCGTCGGCCGCTTCTCCCCGCAGACCGAGCCGGAGTCGGCGGAGCTCGTCTCCGCGGTCGAGAAGGCGATCGGCTGA
- a CDS encoding GOLPH3/VPS74 family protein produces the protein MGRSRRTIPEELLLLALDPATGTTAQPQSLDLGLAGAQLVELALAGRIAPDGDRIAVVVPRPTGDPTLDCALELLRRRGAPVRAVNWIGGPRLGLRQTYLSHLERCGMVHAVAGQMCGVLPTTRYQATDTDISREIRTRLDNAIRTGVPPDPRTAALAALAHAVGLGKHLYPGNEGRSSRSRLRDLIRHDPMGGLVAHAVMDVQNGVAAQPRRSPAPAGRPATAGVRSAPETARGIPMQPRHGSMARAVAH, from the coding sequence ATGGGCAGGAGCCGCAGAACAATTCCGGAGGAGCTTCTGTTGCTGGCGTTGGACCCGGCCACGGGTACCACCGCGCAGCCGCAGTCGCTCGACCTCGGTCTGGCCGGAGCACAGCTAGTGGAGCTGGCGCTGGCCGGACGGATAGCCCCAGACGGGGATCGTATCGCCGTGGTGGTGCCACGGCCGACTGGAGATCCAACACTGGACTGTGCGTTGGAACTGCTTCGCCGACGCGGAGCACCCGTACGCGCGGTCAACTGGATTGGCGGACCCCGCCTGGGGCTTCGCCAGACCTACCTTTCGCATCTGGAAAGGTGCGGCATGGTCCATGCCGTGGCCGGCCAGATGTGCGGGGTGCTTCCGACAACTCGCTACCAAGCGACGGACACGGATATCAGCCGGGAGATCAGAACCCGGCTGGACAACGCGATCCGCACCGGCGTCCCGCCGGACCCGCGGACCGCGGCGCTCGCCGCGCTGGCCCATGCGGTCGGACTCGGCAAGCACCTGTATCCGGGGAACGAGGGACGTTCGTCCCGCTCCCGGCTGCGGGACCTGATCAGGCACGACCCCATGGGCGGCCTCGTGGCACACGCCGTGATGGACGTTCAGAACGGTGTGGCCGCACAGCCGCGCCGCAGCCCGGCACCGGCAGGCCGTCCGGCCACCGCCGGAGTCAGGTCGGCACCGGAGACCGCGCGCGGTATTCCGATGCAACCGCGTCATGGTTCGATGGCGCGCGCCGTGGCCCACTGA